The DNA segment CCAGCCGTGCATGCAGAGTACTGTCTGTTCGTTCCAGTACTCTTCTTCCAAagttcatttatttcagaaggcATCGAGCAGTAGCTATGCAGTCTGAACACCCCACCAGCAACTAGTTTCCATTATGAAGATAAGCACCAAGAAAGCTTTGTTCCTGTGATCATACAAGTAATTTAAAGGTAATTTTAGGGCTTTTCCTTGAAAAGgttaaacaaaaacatttgctCTCACATTTAACTGGATGATGACATTAAAATTGGGAGGTGCACTTTGACAGAGTAAGGACAGCACGATTCGTTTTTGGCATGACAGCCCCTTTCCAGCAAAGGCCAAGAATTAAGCAGAAGTAGAATCTGTGTATTCCACTTTGTTTTCAGGGTTCAAAAAGTAAATGGGTCTTCAGAAGATTATTTCATCAAGTCTATTTATTAATGCATTTCAAGTTTCAAAAAAACCTTACATATCTTTGCacaatactttattttttgcatttttagtaaaaatttccaaagtgaacaaaaaaagatactgtATAAAACACAGTGGACATGAAATTGACAGTAGTATTCCGTTTCATTGTCTTGaactttctttccattttaccACATCTTGACTTGCAGTGGAGAGTTCAGtgcacatttctgttttcagaagacatttAACTTAGACTCAAAATAAAATAGGGCAGCATTGGTCTGCCAAAATCCTACCACAGGATAACATTACAGGCAAAAAATTTACATGTTCCAAAGTCTACCACACTCAAGAAGTTACTAAGAACTCTTGCTGAATAAAAGTCACCATTTTAGAAATGCAAACCCACTTCCAATCTTTGCACAGtcttaaaacaaatgtatttaaaatgacTTAAAAGCAACTACATACACTTCTAACTAGTTAAGATCatttagaattatttatatAGTCTATTGGACTTGGGGTTTCATGTACAAAATTTGTCTCTAAACCATGtacaaaaagctgtattttgaaaaagttaCCACATACTGTACAAGTTTACAAGGAAGAGATCCCATTatattctgtaacatttttggCCTTGCTGGCTTGCGTCACATTATGAGAATGATTGTGTAAACCTTATactcttaaaaaacaaaaacaaaaaacaaaaaaacccaaaacccaaacaaaggAAGCCTGTCCAACCCTTAGTAAATTTTCTCCTAAGCAAAGCCAGGAAAATTATAGCCATTTGCATCTCTAATTAGCTTGGTGCTTTTGGAAAACAAGCAATAAATATGTCACAAGCTTAAACATTTTGTAATGCCCCCTTTCATCTCCTGCATAGCAGTAAGCACCTTAAGACatcttttgtttcctctttcaaaatCGCCAATTATTTACATTCGTAATAAAAAACTTTGGAATGGGAATTGTGCTGTTGAATTTTGCTACTGGTATAAAACGTGGGAAAACCGGTAGTCCTAACTACAATTTAAACTCTGCCACAGTAGCTGGGCAAATCACCCTACTTTAGTGGTTATCAATCAACAGTATCTCACTCAATCAACAGTATCATGCTGAAAAGTTATCCAAATATCTGATAAATtaaacagaacataaaaaaccctacagcttttctttctttccacatcCCTCTGAACACAAACTTAATTATCATACTGTAAGAATATCTGAACAGCCTGAATAAACTGGTTGCAATTTTTAGAACAAGTTGAGTAACAGGCAGAATCTTCTAATAAAGCATGGAAATATTTCATCTAACTATTCATTAATTAACTGAATAAtcagacaaattaaaaacatttaagcagAGCTACAAGAAATTAGACACTTATATAAAACACTTTTGAAACATTCTGGCATTTGCAAAGTTCGCAGAACACCTGTTATATCTCTAAAAGACCATTCAATCTTGTATGCTATGTCTTAGCAGCTGTTTGATAAAGATGAAATGAGTGCTTGAAAGAACTTTGATCATGATAAAAAAGTTTGATTTGATTCAAAATTGCTGTGTAAAGCATCACAGGATCCTTGACCATTACACACCATCATCCTCTGTTATCCTGAGTATGTCAATTAAACAgtaatttcttcattaataGCGGAAAAGTTTTATAATACAAAGAAACATCCATATTGCAATTCTCTTGTTTACAATTGCACACAAGTACGGGTGTACGTTAGAAATACATGTCTGCATATAACAATGTATATACATTGACAAGTAATGTCTCCAATGCTGAGGTGGTCTAGCTTCCTAGCCTTGTCTGGCagttgaaaaatatatatttttttttcaattcttgAGTAAAAGTTTTACTACAGCCATATTTGCCTGcaagtgaagaaaatgcagcaatGAAGAGCACAGAAGGGGGAAAGTATCATGATACTCCTGccactaaattaaaaatatgcaagaaaaacacttttcttctttttgagcTGGAAGATTAGCTCATTAAAAATTAACCATTTCCACTTGTATTGAGGGCAtataatgcttttgtttctcttcgATTTTTGAGAGTTAGATCGGGGACTATGACTTAAGTTTTCTTTGGAGTGAGTTTTCCCATTGTAGGCACTAGGAAGAACCAAGGCAAAAAGCTGCAGTCAACGTCTCATATGTCCCATCTGATAACTCTCTCGGGGCCTTTGCCGCTGTGGTGGCTGAGTGGTTTGTGGTGGTCTCCTCCTTTTTAAAGTGCCTGTTTCAAAGAAAGgtacaaattattaaaatggatcttttttaaaatgatttccAGAAGAGTTGCCCTGGCCATGCAAACTAAATATACctatttttctgaaaggcttTATTTAGACCTGCAAGGTCTGCGTGGagtatttatttacagaatacattttattatCTCAACAGTAGTTCCTTAAACAGGCTGCTTCTTACAAAATGCAGCATGAAATAGGAAATATGAGGAACTCTTGACTTCGAAGTCTTCAAAGCTTTCTTTTGATGTGCACATTATGTTATAGGAAAATAAGAGTTACATTTTTATGAATTGTTCCACTGGCACAAATTCCATTTGTAGTTTCACAGTGCCAGACTAAGAACTGTAAGTTGGGACACCTGAAATTTCCCATTCAGAACAAAATCGTTGCGGATAACAAATTTAATTGCTTGGTGTACTCACCTGGAAGTGGTTTATGAGGAGGCAACTTTGGATTACTGCTTGGAGTATGAACACTGCATATCTTAATGAAACCAGCCATTAACATGATCAAAGCAATTCCCATAAGCAACACTGCCCACCAATAAGcctaaaaacaaaagaaagtatttctgggGGGCTGGCACCCATGTACAAGGGACAGGGGTCATTGAATGCGactttcctttgccttttaaGACATCAAAAAGCTGTTCTGAAACATCACTTAAAGaccataacattttaaaagaaaaatgtcccCAAAGTTCTTACAGAAAAACACGCTAATACTGCAAATTCATTCTATTATCAGAAGGGCATTTCACAGAAGATGCACTACAACAGAGCTATATAAGCCTAAAACAATCAACAGCCTACACAAAATTGACTATGCAGCTCTATAATGGTGCTTCGTTGTAGCTCTCCTCCCAGTCTATGATTAGGAAAGTGTCATCTAGtgcaataaaaataagcaatgcCAGAGATCGATATATTTAGTTCCTTAAAAGAAGCCAGAACATGCAAATATGAAGGGTTAAAGCAGGTAAACTTGTTAAGTCAAAAACATGACCACCCAAACAGACAGTGGACTGAACAGAGatataacaaaatatttacttagGTTTTTGTTACTTATTTGTTTCCATTCCCTTCCATCTGTCAAAACTTACTTGCTGCACTCAGATGCTTATAGAAAAACTAGTAAAACAAGGTCTGATTGTACTTTAAAGAATGCTGAAGTGCTGTATATATAGAGCAACACGTACCAACTGTGAATACTGATTAACAAGAAAAATTTATATTAGACTggtaaggaaaaaatacttaccACAATCCattctgcaatattttcatATAGTTCTGGATTAAAAATGGCTTTCTTTAATCTAGCTAGAGGGCCATCAGCATCTACCAGCCGGCACCTCATAAACACATCACAGTAGCCTTTGAAATCATTACAAGGAGATCCAGGTTGCAAAGTAATAGTTTTGCGACCGAAGTGTTTCTCCCACTGGTTAGAGCCTGTACTTGCACAAGTAGCTGGGtccactgaaaaggaaaattgtttgaaaaaaacaaattagatTAACCAAACTGTTATTGTATTAGAATATCTGTGCATGAATCCCTTGGTGCTCAAttcttgaaaatgcttttgaaaaaatttCAAGTTTCTACTTATAtgtataaaaccaaaatattgtTCATTTCCTATAAAACATAATGCCTCTATCTGAAACTAATTATGTACAAAATTGCAGTATGctctcaagaaaaaataaaacataaacacCATGAGGAGATTCCTTAGATGCCCACTGCTGTATTTATGCTTCCAATTCAGACAAACCTTACTTTTTCTCATGCAGCAGACGTGACACAGTTCTCTGTCGTCCTTGCCATCTGAACTAGCACATGTGCATTCCTCCAAGCCATACTTCTCACAGATAGAGCCAGCACATTGCTGTTTGAGACAAGAGCACAAGAACACAAACATCAATTTAACTTTTAAGCACGCTGACGTTaggaaagattaatttttaaatagctgaaaGCACAATCATCAGTCTAAAGATGCTTATCAATGAAAATAATAGCTtgaatttcttctgaagtttgtaaaacaaaatttattacACTTACTCAGTTGCAGTGTTTAGGCTTATTTGATCCTTTCTTTAAATGGTAATTTACACAGTTATATTTtttaacactgtattttcttttaggGCCTCAGAGTACCCTGCAGAACACTCACAGCACTGCAATTCACACTGAAACATGATTACTCAAAACTGTGGTTAGCAAGATAAATCAAAAGCATGTctccaaaaatgttttctctcagaaaatagtaataaaaatttATGGCAGGAAAGATTCTAATTCCACTGTGGAAGGACTCctcaaattaagaaaaaaaaaaaaaaaaaatcactgcactTATGTCGTTTAAAAATTAAGGAACTATATAAAGACAATTCTTCTatcttttttccatatttaaaatGACTGAATTAGCTGAAAAATTTTTGAGTAGTATCATTTAATTCAAAACCTGGACTGTGGAAAACAGACTTACAGCAGCACAAGTTACATCTCTAAGAGGATGacttctgcttgtttctgcttCCAAGTAAACACAGATTAACTTATAAGAGACTTCCCATCAATATTTCAAAGCAACTACCATGGACTCTTTAACCCAGGAAACTAATGGCAGTTCAGGGTAATTCTATATGCTGGCATATCTGTCCTGCATGCACGTGGGTGGAAGAactgtgtattttcattaaacTAGATTACATGGATTGACAGCATATCTAATTTTCTAAGGCAATAATATTACTTGttgaagactgaagaaaaatgaaaagatggaactaggaaataaaacactttaatAGTCTCGATTTCTACcccaaaaaaatttaaatggaaCTTTCTCAAACTGTAAAGCTATCTTGATATGTTACCTGCTTACTATTTGATGTAGCTTCACAGTTCTTTTGATTGAAACCAATAAAtcaagcttttttcttttttgaaataataaaaccaaaccaaaaacaactgCGGTTGCATATGACTGAATAAACCATACCCCATTTATGCAAACTTGTGTGTGCCTGTTGCAGTCTGTGAAGTTTGGTTTAGGCTCAGAAGCTGGACAGAGAGCACTGACACCATTACACATTCCTTCTCGTGCACAGTCAGAATCATTTCGACACTTATCAGTCTTCAGTTTGAAATTACACTGTGCAGTACAGCAGGGGCCTTGACTAGGGCTAGAAATAAAGAGAACACATGgatgtaaagaaaaagcatgaataAATCCAAGAACTATTTATCCTGAAACCTACTCAAACACTTCACATTTCTGCTAAGTAAAATGtcaattgaaaataatttcttcctgtcCATTAAGGTAACAAAAGGTTACTGCACTGAATATGGATTTCTTAGTCACTGTACTAGCCAATTAAACTCTTTGCATTATATTAGAAAAACAGtacaagcaacattttaaattaaaacatacagCAAATAACAGCATTTCAAAGTTTGTACATGCAAATCATTCAATTAGCAAGCTGGTAAAATTAATTCAGGAACAACTGATTAGTTTGATAgtctcaacaaaaaaaaaaaatgtagtaagtCAGTCAAGCTTTATACCACCGTaaggaattttttgtttgttttctgtttggtttttttttttttttttaaactttctgcaGCCATACTACTCacattgtttaaataaaaaagaaaagggaaggagacaTGTCAGCTCTTATGTTGGAGATCACAGTCAGCATACAAACtaattttgggggaaaaaaaagtttgccaAAGCAGCTTCACCAGCTCCCCCAAAACGCTTGGGCTCCTTTCTGTCCCAGACATCAAAGCATTTGAGCCCCTTACACTGGCGAAACAGCAGGGAACAATCATTTCCTTCTCCTGAAGCTGTGTTTGAGTACGTATGCCACTACAAGCTGCAGAAGAGCGAGGGTTATGAAACACACATTAACGACTTGATTAAAGCTAAGCCTCCTGAGTTCTCAACTCAAATTATTCTGTACCTCAATATTCACAGTGTGTTGACTGGCATTCAGCAGGCACCAGAAGATAGCAAAGACCTTCTGCGGGTCAGGATCTCTCTATTTTAAAACTACTGCGTGCCTAGAAAAATTACTCTTGACATCACACATGTAGAAGACATGTAAAGCAGCTAGGTAGGTACCATAGTTTTCctaaaatgtgttttacatGATCCATTCTTGCATTTGGATTTGGTTTACATGTCTTTGGAAACCTCTTTGTACAGCAAAATTTTCAATCttaacaaaactggaaaaagaggAATTCTAAATCAAAAATGATGGAGTAATTCCTATCTAAGACTGCTCCCAGCAGGGCATAAAGCGAGACTACAGTCAgctgagcaggagggagcaaGAAAGAAGGTGGCGGTGGCACCTGGTGTACTCAGAAGGGAACAGCTGCTCACCATTGCTGCCATGTAAAGCAAAATGCCAGAAACCAATAATAAGAGGTATTAACCAATAAAAAGATGAATGTAAAGCCTTTATTTTAgtagaaaaattaagaaaatttgCAAGAGGGAGGGAACCACACGTGCGAAATTATTACAACTACGAATTCACAGGAGATGGACTTTCTACCATGTCTACACtgtcaaatacattttaacagTAGATGCTACTTTTATTTCCACTCCCAGGATGACAGAGATCATTCTTAAGGCAGGAAAATCTAATTACAACAAAATTGTGTACATTGTATTAAAAAGTTGAGCTGGTTTagacttaaaaataatagtaattctCTCCATCTTTGGCTAAGAGTCTAACCGGACACTAAATTTATGTGTCTCtcttaagaggaaaaaagctcatGCCTTCCAcgtgaaaaaaaatccaaaagttTTCAGATGAAGTAGAAATTTAACATGTGTCTTAAGTCACAGAACTACAAGATAGAAGTTGACTTACTTCACTGTAAGTCTTATGATCTTTAAAAGTTCCTCTTATAAATCACTGTGTACACAATGCTGCCAAGATACAAGGTGACTTAAAAACCAGTTTAATTTataaaacaagcattttttataaaaaaaatagtaaatcaATCCTCTTCAGTCGTCTTCCAGTTAGGCAATGCTGTAGAAATGGCCCTAGGATAGGATCCAATTTCATAATACTCTCCATTATCCTTTGGGCAATTAATACTCTCCTGTACCTGCTGTAAAAACAGTATCCTAGACGTGTTTTTCTGACTCATACAGTTTTTGCAAGAATTATACACAACATGTTTCTGATAGACAACAGAATTTCAACACAGAGTTGTCTGCATTGAGTATTATGATAAGTCAGCATTGATACAAGCCAGTGCCATTAGGCTTTTTGAAAAGCTAGAGAACAGTCATCTAGGAGAAAAGCGAGCTACAATTAGCACCAAGAATTGCATAGCATAATGGTGAGTGACAAGTTCATAAGCACAATGTAAGTCATATTTAAGAAAGTAAATGCTTTAAGAATAATGCAAGTAAAATAGATTCTAAAATAGCAATTATAGCTACCAATAAATCCCGAAAATTAAAGTGTACTGTAACAAACATGCACAATACCTGCAGTGTTTGCCTGGttttaacttgcattttttaTCTTCTGACTGGTTTGCATCATAACAGCATTCATCTTTACACTGGTCACTGTATCCACAATCACACTGTTCTCCTTGTTCAACCAGTCCATTACCACAGATGGGTTGACCAGACTCTAAAAATGCCAGTATATTTATGTACAAAGCAGTACAAAGAATATGCAAATAGACTCACAAACGTTAACATTGATTTGCAACAGCATCCAGCTAATTGTGACTGAAAATGCCTGGTCAAGATGGACTTCAGACTAGGGCGCAAAGCAACTTGCATCGTTTGCTTGCCACCCAACTTAGTCACTCCTGCAACTCATAGGATTCTCAGCCTCTGAGTAAAAGATTTCTGCTGATAACAGGGGGAGTTTCTTGTGTGGATAAGAAATAGACGGTGATAAGAGGAAGTTTTCTGTTAAgccttcaaagcagcagcaaccttTCTTGCACTCCTTCCCCTTTAATAGAGTCTGAGGACCTTAAGGCAAAAGCTGATGGTGCTGGGGTGAATGAACCACTACTTActccaaaacccaaacctactCACTGCACTACCTCAGAAAACTTGTGAGAGTCCACACACCACAGACTCCAGGAAGATtcctgcaattattttttttgttgttgttactgtttaaaacagaacttccagtattttaatttgtgctccttacctcttgtcctttcactgggCGTGACTGCAAACAGTCTgatcctgttttctttactcCCTCCCACCAGGCATTTATAACCCAGGGGAGGCACCCCCCCAACATTCTGTTCTCCAGCCTAAACAGTCTCAgctcccacagcctctcctcatgTGTCAGATGCTCCaatcccttaatcatctttgcggccctttgctggactcactccagtatgtccatgtctttactgtactggggagcccagaacttAATGACAGTACTCCAGTTCTCAAATTCAGTTCTTTACTTACAGAATTCTTCcagtaaattaaaacaaaaaacaagtaaaagaCTAAACCACATTTCTAATTAAGCAGAACAGTAATAGCTTTGCCATTCTTCTTTTGGGATGACTAAATACATACcaacaaaacaattatttcttttcttctcaagaACTTGGCTGATATTTCGAATGCTACAGATAGAGAACTTGTTGTTGTTAAGTTTGTCCCCAGATGTAGCTCTTGCATACATGATATAattgccattttctttctgtcccaAGTTCTTGGACTCTCCTGGAGTGCACTCCATTCCAGAATCGtgctgcaaaacaaatatttaaaaactatttctatttctatcaAGACAGCTGCtctaatttctttctgtctttttacaCATCTGCAAAAGTAACCTGGTTTGATAACCTTGACACAGTGAGAATAAAAGGTTCATAGAGAAACCCCACTATCTTATACTAAAGtttcttaaaatagaaaacaaaggtttggtttgggttttgttggttggttggttgtttatgtttttctccagaaacaGTAGCAAGTAtctaatttcttcagttttagcTTATTTGCATTCATGGTAATGTATAGCGCAAGTGCATGTCCTGGAACGAATACCAACTCAAAAAAGTCGCCATCTCCTGAAAAGAGTGGCTTTATGAACACAAAAGGATATTAAGTATTCTGtggaataaaagcagaaagtaaCTGAAACAGCAGTCCATTCTGCTTGCTTCTTTTGAGGGAAGTTTTGTTTGTCAGCCAGTGACTGGATCTACACAGTATCAGCACAAGGAATGAAATGCATTACGTATTGGCATTCTAGCAATTAGCGAACTGACAACATACTAAGCTGTTACATGTAAGAGGAATTCCAGTGCTGTTCTGATGCATTCAACTTTCCAGAAATACAACCTATGTCTCCAAAAGAAgtagttaaatttaaaaattttcaacaTAGTTGCGAGAACTGCATCATTTattacagtttgaaaaaaacaaatgcatgaGTAACATTAAAAGACCCATCTTCCAGGCTGATGCAAAATATGTTTCACTCAGTGCGACTGTTTTTCCAATTTTATGtgcttgtattttcagttaTGCTTGGAAGGCTTGTTCCCACTCAGAGCAGTGGTattagggatttttttcaagtcGCATGAAAAAAGGATTCATATGTGAACATCTGTTTTAGAAGAACTCATGACTCCTGTCATTTTACTTCCAAGAATAGGAAGCCTATATACTtaagttcaaaaaaaaaaaatccaaaccagaaaactttgTTCTCATctccagcaaaaccaaaaggctCAAGCTTTCAGCTTGCCACAAACAAATCATATCCCTAAATGACCGGGAGACAAATTCTGCttcaaaataactgttcttGGTATCTTAATCCTCCCCATAATTTTCTTCGGTAAACTTTAAGTATAAATAATTGAACTCTAGAAGCAGCCATTTCTATCTTCACTTGTTGAATAAAGCTTCATCTTAACCAAATTTGCATTGATTGCATTCTCCTCTCTAGGATAaactaaaatacatttataaagtATGTGTGACCCTAGTCTTCAATAAAACACAGGGAAGTTTTTAGAGAAAGCTAATGTAGACCCTTTATAAGAAACTGAACTAGTAAGAAATACACCATTCACAAAATCCACTGTTGCACCAGTGTTGTCAAATACTCGTTAAAGGGGCTTAGTTCATCAAtctggttttcatttatataCAATGTGCATGCACATATGCACATGCAGTCACGGTCATATTTTCCTCGTTCATAAAGAGTAAAAACTCCATTTGCAAATCACGCAAAACAGTTGGAAGTGAGTTAGCAGATCAATAGTAATACTCACAGGTGAACCAAAGTTATGCCCAACTTCATGAGCAAAAGTAATGTGAGAAACCTTGGGAGGAACATGAGAGCCATAGTTCTGAACAGTGATGATTCCGGTGTTCAGAGACTTCTTCTTACCATCAGAATACAGTTTGCTCTTTTCACATATTCCACCAGAGCTCCCTGCATTTAGATAAAAGTACAACAGATCatcactgaagaaaagcagtacTGTGTTACTTCTCTAGTGACATTTAGAACAAGAAACAGCTTGCCTCCTCAGTGGATAAGTTCTTTTGTGTAATTAATATTAACACAACTTTTAAAGTAGATTAGATTTATCCACACTAATGCTCTCAGCACTGAATGGATACACTCACACAAGAAGTTAGCTGTTTTAGAAAGAGCTGTTTCGGGCTTTCACTGCACAGACAGGCCCTGAGTTCATCACACCTGTAGTACAAGACTAGCACGGTGCAACATCCAATACAGGCAGCCTCAATCTACATCCCAAGTGGACTTcaccaagttaaaaaaaaccaacagtaaaATCACAGGAGATCCTCTCTCACAGTAAGAGCATTTACATAAAATGTCCAAGCTAAGCTATACATCCTTGTCAGCAAAAGTGACTCGTTTTTCCACTGTGCAAACTAAAGCTGAAAATGCTTCTGATGTGTGGGTTAATCAGACCCTGTTTAGAAGGCCATCACACTTCTCTTCCGAAAGTCTTGAAACTGTGACTTTAGCGTCACTGAATTTTTCTGTAAGTCGAGTTTGTACTGAGGCATTATCAATGTTGTAAAGTTCAGCTATTCTATTGCTAACATAAATGGTGTCTAAAACACCCTCTAAAGAAGTTGCCTTCCTTTCTGAAGTAAAAGACCATTTTAGTGAAATATCCTATGCCAGTATGTGTGTTTAGGATTAAAATCTCTTGATTTTTCTCAATTAAATTCAGTTTCGGAAGCAGTGTTTACGGAATGCCCGTTCCAATTCATCCAGTGCTTGCTCAGTCTACACACTGGACTTGTGATCACAGACCCAGTTTCCCATTTACACAGGCCAGCTGTGTGTCCTGCACTCACTACAGTGAGTCCACACAGGTCCCTCTCCTCTAACATACTTGCTACACTCATGGGTCCACTGATCTGTTCTCTGAACACTGTACTAATActtatttaagcattttaagCTCCTGAAATTGAAGTCTGACAGACTGTCACACCATATTTTTCCACGTAGCACCAATACTCTACAACCAAAATGTGCTTTAGAGGAAAGTACAGCAGTAAACAAAGTGAGGTTGTAATGCATAGCTACACCTCATAAACAGTTTACATGTTTCTTCCACAATTATTTGAATTCTGTTAAAGCTCTTCATAATGCTCTCCTAACGGTATCCAGTCTCTTGCAAAGTTTCATACGACCTGCTGTTCTCCAGCTAATTCCTTATTATATAGAAATCACTTGAGGGAAGAAACAAGGGAAGACTGTTCCTTCTGaatttctgattttgatttCTGTGAAAGCTTCCACAATTTGGCATGTGTGCTGACGTATAACTAAAGATTTGGTATCTACTCAAATTTAAAGACTAACAACTTTTAAATATATCAGACTAATACATCCTATAAAGTTCATACATCCAGGACAAACACCTTGAGATGCTGCACACGTGAAGACCATTGTTCGATTTTTTTATATCGAGATATACATCAGAACCAAAATACACAACTAGGTTGACACTAATGAGAAGCAGTTCAAGAATAGGCACACAAAAATTACTCTGGTATCTCCTAGAACAAGATCTCACTGattttactttgtttaaaaaaaaataaataaaaattgcttcCAATACTACCTAGAAAACCTAAGGGTTCTGCAGTGTAGTACTACTACAAAATTCAAACTGCACAGTTGTAAGCTCTGTTTATATACAGCAGAAATACTTCTGGCACTTTACTGCTCACTCATACCTGTCATAAATAAAT comes from the Falco cherrug isolate bFalChe1 chromosome 7, bFalChe1.pri, whole genome shotgun sequence genome and includes:
- the ADAM10 gene encoding disintegrin and metalloproteinase domain-containing protein 10 isoform X1, coding for MDLAGTIILLCSCAAGAGGQYGNPLNKYIRHYEGLSYDADLLHQKHQRAKRAVSHEDQFLQLDFHAHGRHFNLRMKRDTSLFSDDFKVEISNQVIDYDTSHIYTGHIYGEQGSLTHGSVIDGKFEGFIQTHSGTFYIEPAERYIKDKTLPFHSVIYHEDDIKYPHKYGPQGGCADHSVFERMQRYQMTGIEEPTTEKPVEEPKNNGPQLLRKKRATQAEKNTCQLYIQTDHLFYKHYGTREAVIAQISSHVKAIDTIYQSTDFSGIRNISFMVKRIRINTTVDEKDSSNPFRFPNIGVEKFLELNSEQNHDDYCLAYVFTDRDFDDGVLGLAWVGAPSGSSGGICEKSKLYSDGKKKSLNTGIITVQNYGSHVPPKVSHITFAHEVGHNFGSPHDSGMECTPGESKNLGQKENGNYIMYARATSGDKLNNNKFSICSIRNISQVLEKKRNNCFVESGQPICGNGLVEQGEQCDCGYSDQCKDECCYDANQSEDKKCKLKPGKHCSPSQGPCCTAQCNFKLKTDKCRNDSDCAREGMCNGVSALCPASEPKPNFTDCNRHTQVCINGQCAGSICEKYGLEECTCASSDGKDDRELCHVCCMRKMDPATCASTGSNQWEKHFGRKTITLQPGSPCNDFKGYCDVFMRCRLVDADGPLARLKKAIFNPELYENIAEWIVAYWWAVLLMGIALIMLMAGFIKICSVHTPSSNPKLPPHKPLPGTLKRRRPPQTTQPPQRQRPRESYQMGHMRR
- the ADAM10 gene encoding disintegrin and metalloproteinase domain-containing protein 10 isoform X2 encodes the protein MKRDTSLFSDDFKVEISNQVIDYDTSHIYTGHIYGEQGSLTHGSVIDGKFEGFIQTHSGTFYIEPAERYIKDKTLPFHSVIYHEDDIKYPHKYGPQGGCADHSVFERMQRYQMTGIEEPTTEKPVEEPKNNGPQLLRKKRATQAEKNTCQLYIQTDHLFYKHYGTREAVIAQISSHVKAIDTIYQSTDFSGIRNISFMVKRIRINTTVDEKDSSNPFRFPNIGVEKFLELNSEQNHDDYCLAYVFTDRDFDDGVLGLAWVGAPSGSSGGICEKSKLYSDGKKKSLNTGIITVQNYGSHVPPKVSHITFAHEVGHNFGSPHDSGMECTPGESKNLGQKENGNYIMYARATSGDKLNNNKFSICSIRNISQVLEKKRNNCFVESGQPICGNGLVEQGEQCDCGYSDQCKDECCYDANQSEDKKCKLKPGKHCSPSQGPCCTAQCNFKLKTDKCRNDSDCAREGMCNGVSALCPASEPKPNFTDCNRHTQVCINGQCAGSICEKYGLEECTCASSDGKDDRELCHVCCMRKMDPATCASTGSNQWEKHFGRKTITLQPGSPCNDFKGYCDVFMRCRLVDADGPLARLKKAIFNPELYENIAEWIVAYWWAVLLMGIALIMLMAGFIKICSVHTPSSNPKLPPHKPLPGTLKRRRPPQTTQPPQRQRPRESYQMGHMRR